The genomic region TGTCCTTCTTACTGGGATTTTTTTTAGAGGCGACCATCGGGATGCTGGGCTTTTGGTTTTTAGAAATTTCGTCGTTGCTGTTTGTCTATATGCTGTTCAATTTTTTCTTATCCGGGCATATGTTCCCCATCGGTATGTTGGATAAGACGTTTTTACCGGGAGGGATTTCCGCCGGCGATGTCGTGCGGCTGCTCCCCTTTCAGTATTTGGCCTATTTTCCCAGCGCGGTGTATCTGGGCAAGATCACCGGCCCCGCGCTGGCGTGGGGACTGGCTATTCAGGCGGGTTGGGTGGTGACGTTTATGATCGCTTGCCGCTGGGCATTTTTGCGGGGTGTGCGACGATACAGCGCGTTTGGCGGCTAAGGAACGGCCGTCACGACGGCAGTTGATGAGCATTGCCGCCGATGGAAATTCAAACTAAACACACGATTCGTGGTTGTTTGGCTTGGCCTATACCAAAACATACTGTTCCAGCAACGGCACTTTCAGCAGGCTGCTAGGTGAATAGCGTGCCAGAAAAGCGGGCGAGTTTATTTGGAACTCTGGCGAGTTCGGCTAAGTGTTTATTCGGAACTCTTGCGAGTTCCGCTACGGGTATTTTTGGAACTGGGGCGAGTGCCCCTACCAGCCCATGACCATGTTGGATTCGATCACTTTGCGGGCGCGTTCCAGGTCGGTGCCGGTTTCGTGCATATATAGGCGAATGGCGTGGACTTTGTCCCCCAGGGCCTTGCTCAGGCAGTCGCGGGCGACATGGCAGATATCGGCGTGGCCTTCGATTCCCAGGGCGGATTTGCTAATGACCCAGGTGTCGCGGGGGCGCTTGGTCATGCGAAGGATTTTTTCGGTCGGATAGGCGTCCATTACGACGCGGTTGGCGGCGGGGTCATCATTGGCCCAGGTGATGATGATGTGCCCCTCGGTCTCGACTTCGTACAATGGCATAACATGTCCCTCCGCTTGATAAAGGGGGGTCGTCAACTTCCGTTGGAAGGGGCGGCAAACGTCCTCTAATTTTCCAGCCGGATTGGCGACCTTCTTCAACCTTGAGTGTATGCCATTTTTATCGGGCGTCAACAATTCCAGCCCCGCGGAGTCAAAAAATGTTTTTGGCGGGAAGGAATAAACCTTGAACTCGGCTTAGGACGCTAGTTCCTGGCGTTTCCGGGCTATCAGGGCCAACAGGCTTTTTTGTGGATCGGCGAATTTTTGAATTCCTTCAGTCATCAGCGTTTCTTCCAGGTGAGGCACATTTATGGCCGCGTCCAACTCGGCCAACACCGCCGCGGAGGGAAGCTCCTCAATTTGCGGCGTAAACATCCGGCCACTCGCCTGCACCGCGGCGTTGGTGGCGGGGGGGTTGGTTTCGATATCGCTACCGGCAAATGCGGCCACGTACTTCCAGGGGGGGTCATGGGGGTTTTTAGTGCCAGTGCTGGCAAATATCAGCTCTTGGGCCAGGGGCGTTTGCTGTTGACGCCAAAAGTCGCGGTTGATTTTCCAAATGCGTTTGGCATTCACTATGCCATACTGTCCCTGGGCCGCGGGGGAAAGTTGCGGCGCGTGCTTTTCGGTGTATTGGTCCACCCGTGAAACAAAGATGCTGTAAACGCTTTTGAATTTTGCTAGCGAGGATCGCCGCTGCGCTCCGCGCCAAATCGCGTCCCGTGCCAGCAAATATTGCCGCTCGGTAAAAATTAGCGTGACGTTTAAGGAGATCCCCGCCGCGCACAGTTCCTCCAGCGCAGCCAACCCCCCCGGCGTGGCTGGCACCTTGATCATCCGGTTATCATGCCCCGCCGACCATTTCTTGCCCAATTCGATATACGCGGCGACTTGATCCGCCAGCGGCATCTGGCGCGCGGGATCCTCGATCAAGGGATCAAGCTCAAAACTAACATACCCATCATTCCCACCGGTGTTCTTCCACACCGGGGCAAACACGTCCTGGGCCTGCTGGACCAGTTCATCCGTCACCTTCCAGGCGATCACGTCATCCCCCACGCCGGTCCGGAGCAACTGGATGATCTGCTGGTCAAAGCGGCCGGTTTTGAGCAGGTCGGCCACAATGACCGGATTGGACGTTGCCCCCGTGGCCCCCAACTGGCGGTTGGTATGTACCAATTCGGGGTCGATGGAATCCAGCCACAGTTTGGTACCGGTGGCTATCAGAGAAGCTAGGGGAGTTGTCATAAGCATGCCGCCCAAAAGAATTCGCGATAAAAAGTGACCACGCCGCAATTATCGCCTCCCTACGTCTCCTTGGCCACACCCTGACTTGCGCGTTTTTTACCAAGGGGATCAAAAAACTGACAAACACACGCCTTTCCTGAACCCGCTAGCAGGTAATCCACTGATCGCGCCCATCGTTCGGCGGTTTGCGGAAACTGGGCAAACTTTTCCTTTTTCGTTGATTTTAACGATTATTCCTGTTGTTTTGCTGTGCGGATAACCGATTTTTCCTGTGCAACACCCGGCTATCGACCGTGGGCTGAGCTGTATCAGCACAGGAAAATCTTCCAGCGGACGCCAATCTAACCGTATTTATGGCAAACATTTGCGCTTCGCCGGCACAGCGGCCCTGGGTCTCGAAACACGGAGGGTTAGTCAACGTGAAAGCAGCATGGCGACAACTGGCGGCACTAGGAACACTATGCGGCGCATTAGGTTACGGCCTGGATAACATTTCCCCGGCGGCGTACGGGCAAATGAATTCCCCGCGGGCAGGCTCCGTTTCTCCTGAGCGAAGCAACCCGCGCCCGACACACGCTCCCCAGCGGCAAAACTTGCTGGCCCAGGCGGATACAAACCCCTTTGGCGACTTGGGCAATATTGCGGACGAGGCGACCCAACCCCCGGCAGCGGCCGTTCCGGATCGCGCGCTCCCCACCCCGCCAACCCCAACCGCTCCCTCTGTCAAAAGCAATAACAAAACAGCGCAGCCCCAATTGGCCGAGCCGGATGGCATGCCACCCAAGCCGCTCTTTCAGGCGCCGGGCAGCACCAGTCCGGCGACGGTCGTATCTGAGCCGCACGTGATGGAGGAATACCTGCCACCGCAATTTGGGGAGACCGTGTACGAACCAGGCTCTCCGTGCGCGGATGGCAATTGTGACGAATTTGGCCAACCAGCCGAGCCTTGGAGCTCCGGCAGTTGGTTTTTTAATGGGCGGCGATATGCCCAGCTTGACTTTGTGATGTTTCACCGGACGCGGCCCGATGAACGGCAGATTTTGGGGACTGAATTTGCCCCCGGGCTGCAAACCGCGCCTGTGATCAATACCTATGGCCAAAAGTGGGGGGCCGAGCCTGGCCTGCGCGCGACTTACGGGATGCTGCTAGAGCGGGATTATCTCAACCGCGACCGCAGCTTGGAATTTACGTTTTTGGGAGTGAACGAATTTGAAATGCAGGATGGGTTGCAAACCCGTTCCGACGACAATTTGATCCTCCTGCCCAATCTGGCCCTACCGGGCTTTAACGCCGCCGATCAATGGACGCTGGACACCCGGTCGCGGATTTCCAGCATGGAGCTTAACTATAAATTACGGCGGCGGTTGGGGCGCGATCGGATGATTATGAATCCCGATGGCAGTTGGTCGCGGCAATTTACCCAGGGGAACACGCCGTCGTTGATCCTGGGTTTGCGTTATGTCTCTCTGGAAGAAGACTTTGTGTGGCGGTCGCGGCAGTTTGAAAATCCCGCCAGCGTCTTTGGCGTGGATTACACCATCGAAACCGACAACGACCTGTTTGGCGTGCAGATCGGCGGGGAGTGGTTTGACCAGCGGGAAACCTGGTACTGGGGCGTGCGCGGCAAAGGCGCGGCGCTATTGAACATGGCCAGCCAGACCTCGGATTATGTGTTCGCCGGATTTGATCCGTTTCAGACCAAGGCCACCCAGAATGTGGCCGGGTTCTTGGCGGAATTTAGCCTCTTGGGGGCTTATCATCTTTCCCCCAACTGCACGCTACGGGGGAGCTACGATATTTTGGTCTTTGGCGGATTGGCAACCGCGCAAGAGCAAATCCGCTTTGACTTTAGCCCCCCCGCGCGGATTGACACCACCAGCAACATCTTCTTGCAATCCGTGTCGCTGGGCTTGGAATTTTTCTGGTAGCGGCATTCGCCAGAATTCCGACTCAATTTACGAGCCGAATTCGCCAGAATTCCCCAAGACCTTTACAGAGGCGCATCGACACCACACCCGCCTAAACAAGTTCCCGCAGCGGTTGTAGGTTGTCATCCACTAGGTACTGTGGACGGCCGGTTAAATCCCGGACCGTGGTGGTGTTCACATCGATCCCCATGCTGTGATACAGCGTGGCGTGAACTTCGCCAAAGTGGACCGGGCGGTCCTTGGCATGGCCGGCGTCCCGCGTGGTCGAACCGATGACCTGACCAGTACGCAAGCCTCCTCCCGCCAAAAGCGCGCAACTGACCTGGGGCCAATGGTCCCGTCCCGCGTCCTTGTTGATTTGTGGCGTCCGGCCAAATTCTCCCCACACCACCACTGCCACATCCCGGTCCAGACCAAGGTTGTGCAAATCCTCCACCAGGGCACTGACCCCTTGGTCAAGCATGGGCATGTCCTGGCGTCCGGCGGCAAAGGTCTGTCCGTGCCAGTCCCAGCGGCTAAAGGCCAACGACACGCAGCGCACGCCCGCCTGCACCAAACGGCGGGCCATTAACATTTGTTCCATCAGTTTGGGGCCCCCGTCATCGCGATTATTGGGGTCTCCCTTTCCATAGCGGGCAACGGTTTTGGGGTCTTCGCGGGTGATGTCCAGTGCCTCCGCCAGACGGCTGCTGGTCAGCACGCCCAGGGCCTGCTGATGAAAAGTGTCCATGCCTTGCATCATGCCCGACTGGTCGATATCGCGGCGATAGCTGTCAAAGCTGGCCAAAAGAGCCTTGCGATCATGCAATCGGTCCAGGGTAATGCCATTGAGCACCATGTCCCCCTTCCCCTCGCCAACTGGCTTGAACGGGGCATGGGACACCCCTAAAAAGCCGGCGGTGCCGTTATCGGCCCAGGGCATATGCCCCATGCGGGGGGCCAGGCCGACAAAAGCGGGGACGGCGGAATTTCCCGCACCTTGCAGCTTGGATAGGGTGGAACCTAAAGAGGGCCACCCTCCCTGGGGTTGGCGTTGGTGGGGACGCCCGGTATGGCACTGAAAGGCATAGTGGTCCCCCGTCGCGCCAATGATCGAGCGGATTACCACAAACTTGTCCATCATCGCGGCAATGCGGGGAAAATGCTCGCAAATTTCGATGCCGCTGACATTGGTCTTGATCGGCTGAAATTCGCCGCGGATCTCCGCCGGTGCCTCGGGCTTGAGATCAAACATATCCTGGTGCGGCGGCCCGCCGGGCAGAAAGATCTGAATAACCGCCTTGTGCGGGGACGATTTTCCCGCGGCGGCTTCCGCCCGCAGGACTTGGGGCAATGTCAATCCGCCCATGACCATGCCGCCAATGCGCAAGAAGCCGCGTCGTGAAAGGCCATCACAAAAGGTGGATGCCGAACGGGGACCAAGAATCGTCAGCATGAATTGCTCCTCCCTGGCAAGGCCAGAGCGCTGCAAGAATGACCCGGGGGGGGAAAAGGAACCCTTGGCGGGGCTTGGCGGTTTTCGTACACATCCACCAAGTAACAGGGTATCCGCTAGCCCCGATTTTATACCCGGGTTGAGCCTTCCCGCAAATTTATTTTTATTAAAACCGAGAAAATTTGAGGAAAATTTCCCCCTCAAAACCCTTAAAAATATAAAAAAAGAACGGCTCTCAAGGGTTGGATTGGGGCAGTAATCCAAGCACCAAGAGAGCCGTTGCTCCCAAAGAATACAAAATTATTTCGACAATGAATAGGCTAGAAATAATTCATTCTATCAATTTATTAATCTAAATTTTAATTACTTAAACTCTACCCTTGTTATGGCAGCTTGATTGAAATATTAAGGTTACTATATTGAGATTCTTATTGAAAACCCCCCCATTTAGTATGGTTAAGGCAAGGCAATTTTATTGGGTTGCAACTTATGAATCATTCGTTTACACAAGTGTTCGCTGAACAATTGCTCTGCAATTTTTCTCTTCACTAATTGTAGCACGAGACCAAAGTTGACCAGTCTCTTTTCTTCCGCAGAATCGAAGCAGCTACCCACCTCGGCGGAGTTGAGGCTAGCGGAAGTCCGCCTTTGCCTCGTTCCCGGCATTGGCCCTAAAATGCGCGTCACCTTGCTCGAACATTTTAGTACGGCTTATCAAGTATTCTCCGCCGCACCGGCAGAATTGCGCAAAATTACAGGGGTCGGTGTTAAGCTTTTGCGCGAAGTGCAGCAAGCCCCCCCGCCGGAGGCCATTCAAGTTCAATTAGACCAGTGGCAGTCGCAAGGTATTGGCACCTGCTTGCCGGGGGACGCAACTTACCCGCAGTTGCTCAGTCAATTGGACACCCCCCCCGGTTTGCTCTTTACGCGCGGCGAATTGCTGGCAACGGATCAACTGGCACTAGCCATCGTCGGCACGCGGCATTGCACTCAATATGGCAAATTGATGGCCGAGCGGCTAGCCGCCGGACTATCCCGGGCGGGTTATACCATTATCAGCGGATTAGCGCGTGGCATCGACGCCGCAGCGCATCAAGCGGCGTTATCCGCGGGGGGGCGCACGATCGCCGTCCTGGGATCGGGCGTGGCTAATATCTATCCCCCCGAACATGCCGAGCTTGCCGTGGAAATTTCGCGCCAAGGGGCCGTGATCAGCGAATCACAGCCCGCCGCGCTCCCCATGAAAGGCTCTTTTCCCCAGCGAAACCGCATCATCAGCGGCATGGCGCTGGGCGTGATCGTGGTCGAGGCGGACACCGGTTCGGGCGCGCTCATTACCGCGCGGCATGCGCAGGAACAAGGGCGCGAGATTTTTGCCGTGCCGGGAAGGGCTGATTCGCGCGTATCGCGGGGTTGCCATCGGTTGATTCGCGACGGGGCCAAGCTGGTCGAAACCGTGGATGATGTGCTGGAGGAACTTGGCCCGTTGGTGGCGCGGACGCCGACGATCAGCGGGACAGAGATTCAGCATCCGGCGGAATTGCAGCTTAGCGATCCGGAAAAGGCCGTGCTGGCAACGATCGGCAGCGAGGCCATCTCCATCGACCAGGTCATTAGCGCGAGCGGACTATCCGCTCCGCAAGTCCTTTCCACCCTGAGCGTGCTGGAAATGCGACGATTGGTGCGCCGCGGCAGCGGACAGATGGTCCAGCGGCGTTGATGCGGAACCGCGTCATTGGGCCTGGGTGGTAAATACACCGCTGTTATCCGCGCTTAGCCCAATTGATAAAACGCGCGGGTCAGATGGTAAAAAACCGGCGCGGCAAAGCAGATGCTATCGATCCGGTCCAGCACCCCGCCGTGTCCCACGACCAGCGTGCCATAGTCCTTCACGCCTCGATCGCGCTTGACCGCGGACATGGTGATACCCCCGGCAAAACCCATGATGCTAATTAACATCCCCATGACGCCTGCCACCCAGGGCTGAAACGGCGTGACCCACCACAGCGACATGGCCAACAGCGCGGTACTGCCGATGCCCCCCGCTAGGCCTTCCCAGGTTTTATTGGGGCTGATATGCGCGGCGATGACCCGCTTGCCCAACAGGCTATCCCAGGCAAATTGCAGCACATCGCTAAACTGGACGACGACGACAAAGAAAAACAACAAGCCGGAGTTGGAGCCTTCCCACGCGCTTTTAACCCCCAGATAATCATAAGTGCCTAATTTGAGGTGTAAAATCGCCGGGGCATAACTGAGGCTATACACGCAGATTAGCAGCCCCGCCTGGATCTTGGCCGTCCGTTCGAGGTACCGTTTGTAATCGCCGGCAATCGCCACCCGGGCCAAAATAAATAAAAACGCGTACACCGGAATCATCACGTTGTACAGCCCGTATTGGTCAAAGCTGACCAAGAGGTATTGCAGGGGTGTAAATAAAAAGAACACCCAAAACAGCGCGCGGTGGTCCCCCAGTCGCGTGGGGGTCAGGGTGATAAATTCCCGCAAGGCCCAAAAGGACAAAAAACCAAACAGGGCAAACGTGACGCCATAACCGCCGCTCCCCCCCAAAAAGGCCGCGGCCAAAATGGACAGTAGCAACCAGTACGCCCGGATGCGGCTGTTAAAGGTCCGCACCAGCGCCGGATTCAGCCCGCGATCCGGATGCTGGCTGAGAAATTGCCCCGCAATCGTCGCCCCCGCCAAGAGCGTCAGCACGATAAGTACCAGCGCGATGGTGTTCCAATCGGACATGGGCGGTGCGCGGCGGGGGGTGGGGTGGCGGAAGGCGGGGCGTGTGGTTGTCGGCGATTAACTGCCGCGGCAAACTTAGATCTCTTTCAAGTTCTTTACGGCCTGGCGGGCTCGCTGCAAAAACTCCGTTTTAGGCTCTCCTTTTTCCAACCATATTGGCGAGCCAAACGTGATGCAGCTTAGCAGCGGCACGGGTAAAAACTCTCCCCGGGGGAGAATGCGGTTCATGTTATCGATATGCACGGGGACCAGCTCGAGGTCGGGGCGCTTTTTACCCAGGTAATACAGTCCGCTTTTAAATTCGCCGATCTCGTCCCCTTCGCTGCGGTGCCCTTCGGGGAATAAGATCAACGACTTTTTTGTTCCGATTTCGCGGATCATTAAATCGACGGGACTTTGATGCACCTTGACCTCCTTGCGATCAATCAACAGCGCGTCAAAGATCTTGGTGGCGATATAACGCCGAACCCAACCCGCGTCCCAATAATCCTTGGCCGCGACCGGACGCGTGTTAACCCGCAAATGCGCCGGCAGCGACGACCAAATCACCAGCATGTCCAAATGACTGGTGTGATTGGCAAAATATACCCGTTGGCAGGTTTCCGGCTGGCAATCAACCCAGCGCGAAGTACTGCCGCTGAGGATTTTGGCCAAGGTTGCCAAGAGCGTGCCTGTCATAAAGGGAAACGTCAGTTCCGGGTAAGGGTGTGCCGGCGGAGGCTCTGTCCGGGGCCGGGCGGGCCGGACATCGGGCAAAGGCCAGGGAAAGGACCAGGGGATCGACAGCAATTGCCGTTGCATCTTAACGTGTTCCGCCAAAACTGGAAAAGGGTCGAAGACTGGGGATTCTGGGCAAAGGGGTGGAATTAGCTGTTTGGTTGCCAGCCCAACATGGCACGTCACACACGGATGCGCATTTCGGTTAAAAAATCTAGAAATGCGGATGGATGATCGACGTTCCCCGATTTTCCGCCCCGCTGATACGTCAAAATCGCGCTAAAATTGCCGAATTTTCGGGTTAAACCGCCGTAAACAATTTTCCCGAAATCGAGGGGATCAATTTGCCCCGTCTCCGCGTCTATAATACAGTCACAGCGGCGCCGGGGGGTGAATTGCGAGATTGGCTTTCCTAGCCGCTTACTTCGCAGCTTTGAATTTGCAAAATTTTACACAACATATATTCCGCCTTGGAGTGGAGCGATACCCATGGCAAGCGGCTCCCTGGTCAGCCCCCCCCTTTCTCCATCCGGCACCGCCAACCCGCCCGCGCGGGGAAGCGAGTTCTTGGACCGGCAAATCCAACGCACCCGCGCCCAGGTCAAGCAGGTAGAGTTGATCCAGCGCGGCGTGGTGCTACTGGTGCTGGGCCTGGCGTTTTTTTTGGGAATGGCGGTCCTGGATCATTGGGTGATTCCCGGCGGGCTGGGGACCATTGGGCGGGTGCTGGGTTGGGTAGCGCTCTTGGCGGGAGGGGGCTGGTACGCCTGGCAATTCTTTTGGCCGCTGGTGCAGTATCGCATCAATCCGTATTACGCCGCCCGCACCATCGAGGAAACCCGGCCCACGCTCAAAAATAGCCTGATCAATTATTTGTGGTTTCGCCAGCATCAACAGGATGTTCCCGAGGCCATCTATCAGGCGTTGGAAAAACAGGCCGCCAGCGGTATCCATGATTTATCCATCGAAACCACCGTGGATCGCCAACAAATCATCCGGTGGGGCTACGTGCTGGTGGGATTGGTGCTGGCGTTTGCCCTGTACTTTTTAATTTCGCCCAAAAATCCCTTTCAAACAGCCACCCGCGTGGTCTTTCCCTGGGCCGATGTCGACCAGCCGACGCGCGTGAGAATTGACACGCTGACGCCGGGGGACGCGCACGTGTTTCGCGGGCAATCAGTGACCATTAGCGCGGAGATCTCTGGACTGCATACCGATGAGCCGGTCACGC from Pirellulales bacterium harbors:
- a CDS encoding lysophospholipid acyltransferase family protein, encoding MQRQLLSIPWSFPWPLPDVRPARPRTEPPPAHPYPELTFPFMTGTLLATLAKILSGSTSRWVDCQPETCQRVYFANHTSHLDMLVIWSSLPAHLRVNTRPVAAKDYWDAGWVRRYIATKIFDALLIDRKEVKVHQSPVDLMIREIGTKKSLILFPEGHRSEGDEIGEFKSGLYYLGKKRPDLELVPVHIDNMNRILPRGEFLPVPLLSCITFGSPIWLEKGEPKTEFLQRARQAVKNLKEI
- a CDS encoding DUF1501 domain-containing protein, with the translated sequence MLTILGPRSASTFCDGLSRRGFLRIGGMVMGGLTLPQVLRAEAAAGKSSPHKAVIQIFLPGGPPHQDMFDLKPEAPAEIRGEFQPIKTNVSGIEICEHFPRIAAMMDKFVVIRSIIGATGDHYAFQCHTGRPHQRQPQGGWPSLGSTLSKLQGAGNSAVPAFVGLAPRMGHMPWADNGTAGFLGVSHAPFKPVGEGKGDMVLNGITLDRLHDRKALLASFDSYRRDIDQSGMMQGMDTFHQQALGVLTSSRLAEALDITREDPKTVARYGKGDPNNRDDGGPKLMEQMLMARRLVQAGVRCVSLAFSRWDWHGQTFAAGRQDMPMLDQGVSALVEDLHNLGLDRDVAVVVWGEFGRTPQINKDAGRDHWPQVSCALLAGGGLRTGQVIGSTTRDAGHAKDRPVHFGEVHATLYHSMGIDVNTTTVRDLTGRPQYLVDDNLQPLRELV
- a CDS encoding phosphatidate cytidylyltransferase gives rise to the protein MSDWNTIALVLIVLTLLAGATIAGQFLSQHPDRGLNPALVRTFNSRIRAYWLLLSILAAAFLGGSGGYGVTFALFGFLSFWALREFITLTPTRLGDHRALFWVFFLFTPLQYLLVSFDQYGLYNVMIPVYAFLFILARVAIAGDYKRYLERTAKIQAGLLICVYSLSYAPAILHLKLGTYDYLGVKSAWEGSNSGLLFFFVVVVQFSDVLQFAWDSLLGKRVIAAHISPNKTWEGLAGGIGSTALLAMSLWWVTPFQPWVAGVMGMLISIMGFAGGITMSAVKRDRGVKDYGTLVVGHGGVLDRIDSICFAAPVFYHLTRAFYQLG
- the dprA gene encoding DNA-processing protein DprA, with amino-acid sequence MTSLFSSAESKQLPTSAELRLAEVRLCLVPGIGPKMRVTLLEHFSTAYQVFSAAPAELRKITGVGVKLLREVQQAPPPEAIQVQLDQWQSQGIGTCLPGDATYPQLLSQLDTPPGLLFTRGELLATDQLALAIVGTRHCTQYGKLMAERLAAGLSRAGYTIISGLARGIDAAAHQAALSAGGRTIAVLGSGVANIYPPEHAELAVEISRQGAVISESQPAALPMKGSFPQRNRIISGMALGVIVVEADTGSGALITARHAQEQGREIFAVPGRADSRVSRGCHRLIRDGAKLVETVDDVLEELGPLVARTPTISGTEIQHPAELQLSDPEKAVLATIGSEAISIDQVISASGLSAPQVLSTLSVLEMRRLVRRGSGQMVQRR
- a CDS encoding DUF6793 family protein, with the translated sequence MPLYEVETEGHIIITWANDDPAANRVVMDAYPTEKILRMTKRPRDTWVISKSALGIEGHADICHVARDCLSKALGDKVHAIRLYMHETGTDLERARKVIESNMVMGW
- a CDS encoding transaldolase family protein; the protein is MTTPLASLIATGTKLWLDSIDPELVHTNRQLGATGATSNPVIVADLLKTGRFDQQIIQLLRTGVGDDVIAWKVTDELVQQAQDVFAPVWKNTGGNDGYVSFELDPLIEDPARQMPLADQVAAYIELGKKWSAGHDNRMIKVPATPGGLAALEELCAAGISLNVTLIFTERQYLLARDAIWRGAQRRSSLAKFKSVYSIFVSRVDQYTEKHAPQLSPAAQGQYGIVNAKRIWKINRDFWRQQQTPLAQELIFASTGTKNPHDPPWKYVAAFAGSDIETNPPATNAAVQASGRMFTPQIEELPSAAVLAELDAAINVPHLEETLMTEGIQKFADPQKSLLALIARKRQELAS